The following are from one region of the Ruficoccus sp. ZRK36 genome:
- a CDS encoding DEAD/DEAH box helicase has protein sequence MDCRSAKRLYSADALEAWFGKLCQDWERTFSEGQLREGRACYRDGGIREIELTADDAIIHGNWRDQESYAVVEWHKNKLQVRSSTEDNIRGRCLAAAGLYEIEELIAEEISPLPTERKAPEKQPEGDGESNATEPAAESAQEDDAPAPGISATRELQLDFSASEQGLDFSVHWLDNGVKVAALGENALSGDALSVADREKLIRLANFARKAGFRFSSAANRYQLGRLDEVPSFFKNELDRWRKYFACLLTPDALALKNGIRELNIAAEAHELNNGAFELNWRFEIEGERIAEREAQQRFFRGESLVFLKGKGLVRLSKRQSEALADWRSSLMQQGNGVLPLYLLCSLFGRDEVKLDLSERLESWRKRLSSPRSTKDELLPILRPYQRYGCHWLAHLCRNGCHGLLADEMGLGKTLQILSLLVAHPVAGKRSIIVCPASVVPVWQSELRKFFPDQLCRILRKGEDFSSSQEPCLWIASYTQLRRHKSQLDQIEFGYAVLDEAQYIKNPEAKVTQACMNIRAEHRVAMTGTPLENRFLDLWTIFRFLMPGLLGSRRRFEEQYTADPEAFMKKVGVQIAPFVLRRTKDKVLKELPGKVETDLVCSMTELQRRLYQQLATEGVARMGDNLQSYTAENTFSLLTLLTRLRQVSCDPGLLPWMKQTDWQQSGKLLTLVDRLREVVANGHKAVVFSQFVTFLDRVKHMLDIELPDLDLYTLTGKTADRAKPVEAFQTAKNAAVMLVSLRAGGTGVTLHSADYVFLLDPWWNPAVENQAIDRVHRIGQRKTVFVYRLVTAGTVEDRVQQLKNSKRFIFEETMRAAPGGADFTQYFHSLHELIDLLPDKGGE, from the coding sequence ATGGATTGCCGCTCCGCCAAACGCCTGTACTCTGCCGATGCCCTTGAGGCTTGGTTTGGCAAGCTTTGTCAGGATTGGGAGCGGACCTTCAGCGAGGGCCAGCTGCGTGAGGGGCGCGCCTGTTACCGCGACGGTGGCATCCGCGAAATCGAGCTCACCGCCGATGACGCTATTATCCACGGTAACTGGCGCGATCAGGAGAGTTACGCCGTTGTCGAGTGGCACAAGAACAAGCTTCAGGTGCGCAGCTCGACGGAGGATAACATCCGTGGGCGTTGCCTGGCTGCCGCCGGTCTGTACGAGATCGAGGAGCTGATTGCCGAGGAGATATCGCCCCTGCCGACTGAGCGCAAAGCCCCCGAGAAGCAGCCCGAAGGCGACGGCGAGTCAAACGCCACCGAGCCTGCTGCGGAGAGCGCCCAGGAGGACGATGCTCCCGCGCCGGGTATCAGTGCCACGCGTGAACTCCAGCTCGACTTCAGTGCGTCTGAGCAGGGGCTGGATTTTTCCGTCCACTGGCTCGATAACGGCGTCAAGGTTGCGGCCTTGGGGGAGAATGCCCTCAGCGGCGACGCTCTTTCCGTCGCCGACCGCGAAAAGCTTATTCGTCTGGCCAACTTCGCCCGCAAGGCGGGCTTCCGCTTCTCCAGTGCCGCCAACCGCTACCAGCTGGGCCGCCTGGACGAGGTCCCCAGCTTCTTTAAGAACGAGCTCGATCGCTGGCGTAAATACTTCGCCTGCTTGCTGACGCCGGACGCGCTGGCGCTGAAAAACGGCATCCGCGAGCTGAACATCGCCGCCGAGGCACACGAGCTCAACAACGGCGCCTTTGAGCTGAACTGGCGCTTCGAGATCGAGGGCGAGCGCATCGCCGAGCGTGAGGCGCAGCAGCGTTTCTTCCGTGGCGAGAGCCTGGTCTTTCTCAAGGGTAAGGGGCTGGTCCGCCTCTCCAAGCGTCAGAGCGAGGCCCTCGCCGACTGGCGTTCCTCTCTCATGCAGCAGGGTAACGGTGTGCTGCCGCTTTACCTGCTCTGTTCCCTTTTCGGGCGTGATGAGGTCAAACTCGACCTGAGCGAACGGCTAGAGAGCTGGCGCAAGCGCCTGAGCTCGCCGCGCTCCACCAAGGACGAGTTGCTGCCCATCCTGCGCCCCTACCAGCGCTACGGCTGCCACTGGCTCGCACACTTGTGCCGCAACGGTTGCCACGGCCTCCTTGCCGACGAGATGGGGCTGGGTAAGACGCTCCAGATCCTTTCGCTATTGGTTGCCCACCCGGTAGCTGGGAAGCGCTCAATCATCGTCTGCCCGGCCAGTGTCGTACCGGTCTGGCAGAGTGAGCTGCGCAAGTTTTTCCCGGACCAGCTTTGCCGCATCCTGCGCAAGGGCGAGGATTTCAGCAGCTCGCAGGAGCCGTGCCTCTGGATCGCCAGCTACACGCAGCTGCGCCGCCACAAGTCGCAGCTCGATCAGATCGAGTTTGGGTACGCGGTGCTCGACGAGGCCCAGTACATTAAGAACCCGGAGGCGAAGGTCACCCAGGCATGTATGAATATCCGTGCCGAGCACCGTGTGGCAATGACCGGTACGCCGCTGGAGAATCGCTTCCTGGACCTGTGGACGATTTTCCGATTCCTCATGCCGGGGCTGCTGGGCAGCCGCCGCCGCTTCGAGGAGCAGTACACCGCCGATCCCGAGGCTTTCATGAAGAAGGTCGGCGTCCAGATCGCGCCCTTTGTCCTGCGCCGGACCAAGGACAAGGTCCTCAAGGAGCTGCCCGGCAAGGTCGAGACAGACCTCGTCTGCTCCATGACCGAGCTGCAGCGCCGCCTCTACCAGCAGTTGGCGACAGAGGGTGTGGCACGTATGGGCGACAACCTCCAGTCCTACACCGCGGAGAATACATTTAGCCTGCTGACGCTGCTCACGCGTCTGCGGCAGGTCTCCTGTGATCCGGGGCTGCTGCCGTGGATGAAGCAGACCGACTGGCAGCAGAGCGGTAAGCTGCTCACGCTCGTTGATCGTCTGCGCGAAGTCGTTGCCAACGGACACAAGGCCGTCGTCTTCAGCCAGTTTGTGACCTTCCTCGACCGGGTGAAGCATATGCTCGATATCGAGCTGCCCGACCTGGACCTGTACACCCTGACCGGTAAGACCGCTGACCGCGCCAAACCCGTCGAGGCCTTCCAGACGGCAAAAAACGCCGCGGTCATGCTCGTCAGCCTGCGAGCAGGGGGCACCGGGGTCACCCTGCACAGTGCGGACTATGTCTTTTTGCTGGATCCGTGGTGGAACCCCGCCGTGGAAAATCAGGCCATCGACCGTGTCCACCGTATCGGCCAGCGCAAGACCGTCTTTGTCTACCGCTTGGTCACCGCAGGCACGGTCGAGGACCGCGTCCAGCAGCTCAAGAACAGCAAGCGCTTCATCTTTGAGGAGACAATGCGGGCTGCGCCGGGTGGGGCGGACTTCACCCAGTACTTCCACTCCCTGCACGAGTTGATCGATCTCCTCCCGGACAAGGGTGGGGAATAG
- the glgA gene encoding glycogen synthase GlgA produces MPKAPLKILQVAPEVTPFSKVGGLADVVGALTKEMSRAGHDVRVITPLYGFLEPKEDWTAEPGAFSVHLGGYKEEFTRLWKTTYPGSDAQVYFIEYGKYYDRHEIYTGPWGGHSDNHERFAFLSRAAIDYCHSRQWYPDVIHCHDWTVGFVPVYLNTTEYNTPLGRAATVFTIHNLMHQGIFGREVLQFAGLPPEVFRPDNLESMGLVNMMKGGIYNSTKITTVSPNYAAEIQGPEYGCGLNHVLKYRAGDLIGIINGIDTDEWNPATDKHLPANFSADDLSGKAKCKRKLQERMGLEHDSKVPIFCAIARLFDQKGLDLLAEIVPWIMSEMNVQITLLGAGDGGLEQSFLALQERFHGKVGVYIGYNNQLAHLMEAGSDFFVMPSRFEPCGLNQMYSMAYGTLPIVRSTGGLVDSVQQYVEGRERGTGFRFDEASAKALYYAIGWACSTWYDRPDDYRMLQQNAMRTDLSWTQSADKYLDVYHWAQDARLRGMGILDRTPHP; encoded by the coding sequence ATGCCGAAAGCTCCTTTGAAAATCCTGCAAGTCGCCCCTGAGGTGACCCCTTTCTCCAAAGTCGGAGGCCTGGCCGATGTCGTTGGAGCTCTGACCAAGGAAATGTCCCGGGCCGGGCATGACGTGCGCGTCATCACACCGCTGTACGGCTTTCTGGAGCCGAAGGAGGACTGGACGGCCGAGCCCGGCGCGTTCTCGGTCCATCTGGGTGGTTACAAGGAGGAGTTTACTCGCCTGTGGAAGACGACGTACCCCGGCTCTGACGCGCAGGTCTACTTCATCGAGTACGGCAAGTACTACGACCGCCACGAGATTTACACCGGTCCCTGGGGTGGCCACAGCGACAACCACGAGCGTTTCGCCTTCCTCAGCCGTGCCGCGATCGACTACTGCCACTCGCGCCAGTGGTACCCGGACGTCATCCACTGCCACGACTGGACGGTGGGCTTTGTCCCGGTCTACCTGAACACCACGGAGTACAACACACCGCTCGGGCGTGCTGCCACGGTCTTTACCATCCATAACCTCATGCACCAGGGTATCTTTGGGCGCGAGGTGCTCCAGTTCGCCGGGCTGCCGCCGGAGGTTTTCCGCCCCGATAATCTGGAGTCGATGGGCCTGGTGAACATGATGAAGGGAGGGATCTACAACAGCACAAAGATCACCACGGTCAGCCCGAACTATGCGGCCGAGATTCAGGGGCCTGAGTATGGCTGCGGCCTGAACCATGTGCTCAAGTACCGCGCCGGGGACTTGATCGGGATTATTAACGGGATCGACACCGACGAGTGGAACCCCGCCACCGATAAGCACCTGCCCGCCAATTTCTCCGCCGATGACCTCTCCGGTAAGGCCAAGTGCAAGCGCAAACTGCAGGAGCGCATGGGTCTGGAGCACGACTCCAAGGTGCCGATCTTCTGCGCCATCGCGCGCCTCTTTGATCAAAAGGGGCTCGACCTGCTGGCCGAGATCGTCCCATGGATCATGAGCGAGATGAACGTCCAAATCACCCTGCTGGGAGCCGGTGATGGTGGTCTGGAGCAGTCTTTCCTGGCTCTGCAGGAGCGTTTCCATGGTAAGGTCGGGGTCTACATCGGCTACAATAACCAGCTGGCCCACCTGATGGAGGCCGGGTCCGACTTTTTCGTGATGCCAAGCCGCTTCGAGCCCTGCGGGCTGAACCAGATGTACTCGATGGCCTACGGTACGCTGCCCATCGTGCGCTCCACCGGGGGCCTGGTCGATAGCGTCCAGCAATACGTGGAGGGTCGCGAGCGGGGTACAGGTTTCCGCTTTGATGAGGCCAGCGCCAAGGCGCTCTACTACGCCATTGGTTGGGCTTGCTCGACTTGGTACGACCGTCCCGATGACTACCGCATGCTCCAGCAAAACGCCATGCGTACGGACCTGAGCTGGACGCAGTCGGCTGATAAGTATCTCGATGTCTACCACTGGGCGCAGGACGCTCGCCTGCGGGGCATGGGGATTCTGGATCGCACGCCTCATCCCTGA
- a CDS encoding archaeosortase/exosortase family protein, which yields MPKKADFFSLPRTTQFAFWLGLVFVGLVIYDQLFYWSTMEDYSFGYLVPIFVGYVIYDRWPKIRALLLGDNDDQLTSTPPSLLMRLTELVVYLGLTMALLMFLLGGLILASQGPSNQGSMLMATGLGGIVLGLAFMVARDDSKGRILSWKERLGFTFLFLFPALAWLISAPMVMYMDSTVKLVLLEWVTKIVYTLFNFLGYTVIRNGNILELPKGEVGVADACSGVRSLTGCIFVGSFMAAVFLDRFWKKVLMVFVSMILAVITNIFRSIFLTGWAYAYGSGAIDGDIFRNPHTLPDGSENPDFVFASVHDIAGYSVMGLTFIALLVLLPIFNFKIAPPDEDEEEAEDFEIQETNDSETEQDRSVFSYRIKRGPYIGAIAVCNFVLLILQLGIQSTSGVHVGLALGIIGIVAVMAVLANGRCQDTGMSKWSLILLLIPGISLVYSVFLAFMKSKEDRLAERGA from the coding sequence ATGCCCAAGAAAGCCGATTTCTTCTCTCTGCCCCGGACAACCCAATTCGCCTTTTGGCTCGGGTTGGTTTTTGTCGGACTGGTTATCTACGATCAGCTTTTTTACTGGTCTACGATGGAGGACTATAGCTTCGGCTATCTCGTGCCTATTTTCGTGGGTTATGTCATCTATGACCGCTGGCCGAAGATCCGGGCGCTCCTGCTGGGGGATAACGATGATCAGCTGACCTCGACCCCACCCTCGCTCCTGATGCGTTTGACCGAGCTGGTCGTTTATCTGGGGCTGACGATGGCTCTGCTCATGTTCCTGCTCGGTGGGCTGATTCTGGCCTCACAGGGACCGTCGAACCAAGGCAGTATGCTCATGGCCACAGGTCTCGGAGGCATCGTGCTGGGGCTGGCCTTTATGGTGGCGCGGGACGACTCCAAGGGCCGCATCCTGTCCTGGAAGGAGCGACTGGGCTTTACCTTCCTGTTTTTGTTCCCGGCGCTGGCGTGGCTCATCTCGGCTCCGATGGTGATGTACATGGACTCCACCGTGAAGCTCGTCCTGCTGGAGTGGGTCACGAAGATCGTCTACACGCTGTTTAATTTCCTCGGCTACACGGTCATCCGTAATGGCAACATCCTCGAACTCCCCAAGGGCGAAGTCGGGGTGGCCGATGCCTGCTCGGGCGTGCGTTCGCTCACGGGTTGTATCTTCGTGGGCTCCTTTATGGCGGCGGTCTTTCTGGATCGCTTCTGGAAAAAGGTGCTCATGGTCTTCGTGTCGATGATCCTCGCGGTTATCACGAATATCTTCCGCAGTATCTTCCTGACCGGCTGGGCCTATGCATACGGCTCGGGGGCTATCGACGGTGACATTTTCCGCAATCCCCACACCCTTCCTGATGGCTCGGAAAACCCGGACTTCGTCTTCGCTTCGGTGCATGACATTGCCGGGTATTCGGTCATGGGCCTGACTTTTATCGCGTTGTTGGTGCTCCTCCCGATCTTCAATTTTAAGATCGCTCCCCCCGATGAGGATGAAGAAGAAGCGGAAGATTTTGAAATTCAGGAAACAAACGATTCCGAAACAGAACAGGATCGTTCGGTCTTCTCTTATCGGATTAAGCGAGGCCCGTATATTGGTGCGATTGCGGTGTGCAACTTTGTCCTGCTTATCCTTCAACTAGGGATTCAATCAACGTCTGGAGTGCATGTTGGTCTGGCGCTCGGTATTATCGGCATCGTAGCCGTTATGGCGGTATTGGCAAACGGACGCTGTCAAGACACTGGTATGTCAAAATGGTCGCTCATACTTCTTTTGATTCCAGGAATATCGCTCGTTTATTCTGTTTTTCTAGCCTTTATGAAATCCAAGGAAGACAGACTTGCCGAGCGTGGGGCTTAA
- a CDS encoding aminoacetone oxidase family FAD-binding enzyme has protein sequence MVHNDIVIAGGGLAGAMAAITAAEKATGQVTWLIAEEAPLAELQRTGSDARLVTCSCADPSELLPSYPRGGHDALPELYAFGPEQTQEWCHHHNIDLYETAEGTLRLPDEAPDLPARLIELARKAGVDIRTGEKLVAVEAKPQGGFWLTVTAERTVQCAQLVLAGDPENIPQVIRAATSLGHSVERPVPSLFHFLIDDPLFKGMRAEHVSTVRLFLPALGLETTGPLLLEPWGLAGESVLELACLAAPELAKPNDQALRINWCGRLKASRLLEERVRLHPRQRLISEPLAELPAPLWSYLLEAAGLDPDRHWGQLKKGELRSLQDHLENTELHLVRKKLAASERALCGGVARTEIDFETMGSLLVPGLYLVGDLVDVDGFANGPHRQWLWTSGHAAGRACPAP, from the coding sequence TTGGTTCACAACGATATCGTCATCGCCGGAGGCGGCCTGGCCGGGGCCATGGCTGCCATCACCGCCGCCGAGAAGGCCACAGGTCAAGTCACCTGGCTGATTGCAGAGGAAGCCCCGCTGGCCGAGCTGCAACGCACCGGCAGCGATGCGCGGCTGGTCACCTGCTCCTGCGCTGACCCCTCCGAACTGCTCCCCTCCTATCCACGCGGTGGCCATGACGCCCTGCCCGAGCTCTACGCCTTTGGGCCAGAGCAGACCCAGGAGTGGTGCCACCACCACAACATCGACCTTTACGAAACAGCCGAGGGCACCCTGCGCCTTCCCGACGAAGCCCCCGACCTCCCTGCCCGCCTGATCGAGCTGGCCCGTAAAGCCGGAGTCGACATTCGCACGGGCGAAAAGCTCGTTGCCGTCGAGGCCAAGCCGCAAGGCGGGTTTTGGCTCACGGTGACCGCCGAGCGCACCGTACAGTGCGCACAGCTCGTGCTGGCGGGAGACCCGGAGAACATCCCGCAGGTGATCCGGGCGGCGACCAGTCTGGGCCACAGCGTAGAGCGACCGGTCCCCAGCCTGTTTCATTTCCTGATCGACGATCCCCTCTTCAAAGGCATGCGGGCCGAGCATGTTTCAACCGTCCGGCTTTTTCTACCTGCCCTCGGGCTGGAAACGACGGGGCCACTGCTTCTGGAGCCATGGGGACTAGCCGGGGAGAGCGTGCTGGAGCTTGCCTGTCTGGCCGCCCCTGAGCTGGCCAAGCCAAACGACCAGGCCCTGCGCATTAACTGGTGCGGACGCCTCAAAGCCTCTCGCCTGCTGGAGGAGCGTGTACGCCTGCACCCGCGTCAGCGCTTGATCTCCGAGCCGCTGGCCGAGCTGCCAGCTCCGCTCTGGAGCTACCTGCTCGAAGCCGCCGGGCTCGACCCCGACCGGCACTGGGGGCAGCTGAAAAAAGGCGAGCTGCGCAGCCTGCAAGACCATCTGGAGAACACTGAGCTGCACCTCGTCCGCAAGAAACTTGCCGCCTCCGAGCGCGCCCTGTGCGGAGGCGTTGCCCGCACCGAGATCGACTTTGAGACGATGGGCAGCCTCCTCGTCCCGGGCCTCTATCTCGTGGGTGATCTGGTCGATGTGGATGGGTTTGCCAACGGCCCGCACCGCCAATGGCTCTGGACCAGCGGCCACGCAGCAGGCAGGGCATGCCCTGCACCCTAA
- a CDS encoding glycosyltransferase encodes MRAVLTSHGSTGDIYPMIALGRALLEAGHEVVFATAPLYRAAIERAGLEYRHLPPDWEKEIFIEFMRELNRAPLPLLQLRWIYKGALPFMGELIDAMDEALKGADLLVSSYFFPQYRKLAERHGIPFATFAFCHNLVPTSDYPPEGTPALYNFPRRLQQRWNRFLWRISNQVVDFTVNRTVGELYQQKGLGRSEGFLLTPAELCMVAVSRELMGGIEHDPRFKFTGFLRWQSEEAPEVQAELEAFCAGEKVPIMTFGSVAFDDTHTIMSRFLKNWPRGKKIILQSGWAGLSVELERPEIKVVHQMSHDQLFRFASMVIHHGGAGTTASVLHAGVPNIIIPHIADQQWWASEVVRLKAGLCLGKRKWPEKLPSYVRKIEKHAEYAERAREVADTLAHENGPTYSVRLLEDFVRTRAERAAHGKRTAFDPN; translated from the coding sequence ATGCGCGCGGTCCTCACATCCCACGGCTCCACTGGAGATATTTACCCAATGATCGCCCTCGGCAGAGCCCTGCTTGAGGCCGGGCACGAGGTGGTCTTTGCCACCGCTCCCCTCTACCGGGCAGCCATCGAGCGCGCCGGTCTGGAGTACCGCCACCTGCCCCCGGACTGGGAGAAGGAGATTTTCATCGAGTTCATGCGCGAGCTCAACCGCGCCCCGCTGCCCCTGCTGCAACTGCGCTGGATCTATAAGGGTGCCCTCCCCTTCATGGGTGAGCTCATCGACGCCATGGACGAGGCCCTCAAGGGCGCGGACCTGCTGGTGAGCTCGTACTTCTTCCCGCAGTATCGCAAGCTCGCTGAACGCCACGGCATCCCCTTCGCGACTTTCGCCTTCTGCCACAACCTCGTGCCGACGTCGGACTATCCGCCCGAGGGCACCCCGGCGCTGTATAATTTCCCCCGACGCCTCCAGCAGCGCTGGAACCGCTTCCTGTGGCGCATCTCGAACCAGGTGGTGGACTTCACTGTCAACCGCACCGTGGGCGAACTCTATCAGCAAAAGGGACTCGGACGCTCCGAGGGCTTCCTGCTCACCCCGGCCGAGCTGTGCATGGTCGCTGTTTCTCGGGAGCTGATGGGCGGGATCGAGCACGACCCGCGTTTCAAGTTCACGGGGTTCCTGCGCTGGCAGTCCGAGGAGGCCCCCGAAGTGCAGGCCGAGCTGGAGGCATTCTGCGCGGGCGAGAAAGTGCCGATCATGACCTTTGGGAGCGTGGCTTTCGACGACACGCACACCATCATGAGCCGCTTTCTGAAGAACTGGCCACGCGGCAAAAAGATCATCCTGCAAAGTGGCTGGGCGGGTCTTTCGGTCGAGCTGGAGAGGCCCGAGATCAAAGTCGTCCACCAGATGTCTCATGACCAGCTTTTCCGCTTCGCCTCTATGGTCATCCATCATGGTGGAGCGGGTACGACGGCCTCTGTGCTGCATGCAGGGGTGCCGAATATCATCATCCCCCACATCGCCGACCAGCAATGGTGGGCAAGCGAGGTCGTCCGCCTCAAAGCTGGGCTCTGTCTGGGCAAACGCAAGTGGCCCGAGAAACTCCCCTCCTACGTGCGCAAGATCGAGAAACACGCCGAGTACGCCGAGCGCGCCCGTGAAGTAGCCGACACCCTCGCCCACGAGAACGGCCCCACCTACTCCGTACGCCTGCTGGAAGACTTCGTCCGCACCCGTGCCGAGCGCGCCGCCCACGGCAAACGCACGGCGTTTGATCCGAACTAG
- a CDS encoding fatty acid desaturase, with amino-acid sequence MMGFKHIPLERVSWPTTVFLSLTLLLAVTAAPAYLILQGMGGFMAALFAFYLIATGLSITLGYHRLFAHLSFGAKWPVRMFVLLFGAAAWENSVLDWVSDHRRHHKHVDHDDDPYNINNGFFFAHVGWLLFKLSPEPPMDNVNDLRKDRWVLWQHRNVHWIALVVGIILPAALCGFYYGSWMAALGGFLVVGVLRTVIVQHATFCINSACHYFGKQPYSSKHSARDSWWIAFITYGEGYHNYHHEFQHDYRNGVKPWQFDPTKWAIWLLSKVGMTYNLRRVSDAKILLAELSEARRRMDKGLAYFKSPDLTEAACAKMRSSLDYLHTKQEELASCYYQVQKGVTERVEFSKGKIAEWRREINHALRHLDELLEGQQLPARA; translated from the coding sequence ATGATGGGTTTTAAGCACATCCCCCTTGAGCGTGTCTCCTGGCCGACGACGGTCTTTCTGAGCCTTACGCTCCTGCTGGCCGTGACGGCTGCTCCCGCCTACCTCATCCTCCAGGGGATGGGTGGCTTCATGGCCGCGCTGTTCGCCTTTTACCTGATCGCCACGGGTCTTAGCATCACCCTTGGCTACCACCGCCTGTTTGCGCACCTGTCCTTTGGTGCTAAGTGGCCGGTGCGGATGTTTGTGCTGCTCTTTGGCGCGGCCGCCTGGGAGAACTCCGTGTTGGACTGGGTCTCGGACCACCGCCGTCACCACAAGCACGTAGACCACGACGACGACCCGTACAACATCAACAACGGCTTCTTTTTCGCGCACGTGGGCTGGCTGCTTTTCAAGCTCAGCCCTGAGCCCCCGATGGACAACGTGAACGACCTGCGCAAGGACCGGTGGGTTCTCTGGCAGCACCGTAATGTGCACTGGATCGCGCTGGTCGTCGGTATTATCCTGCCTGCGGCGCTCTGCGGCTTCTACTATGGCTCGTGGATGGCCGCGCTGGGCGGGTTTCTCGTGGTCGGTGTCCTGCGCACGGTTATCGTGCAGCACGCCACGTTCTGCATCAACTCCGCCTGCCACTACTTCGGTAAGCAGCCGTACTCCAGCAAGCACAGCGCGCGCGATAGCTGGTGGATCGCCTTCATTACCTACGGGGAGGGCTACCACAACTACCACCACGAGTTTCAGCATGACTACCGTAATGGCGTAAAGCCCTGGCAGTTTGACCCGACGAAGTGGGCCATCTGGCTGCTCTCAAAGGTCGGTATGACCTATAATCTCCGCCGGGTGTCCGATGCGAAAATCCTCCTGGCCGAGCTGTCCGAGGCCCGTCGCCGGATGGACAAGGGACTGGCCTACTTTAAGAGCCCGGACCTGACCGAGGCTGCTTGCGCGAAGATGCGCTCCTCGCTCGACTACCTGCACACCAAGCAGGAGGAGCTCGCCAGCTGCTACTACCAGGTGCAGAAAGGCGTGACCGAGCGCGTCGAGTTCTCGAAGGGAAAGATCGCCGAGTGGCGTCGCGAGATCAACCACGCCCTGCGCCACCTCGACGAGCTCCTCGAAGGCCAGCAACTGCCCGCCAGAGCCTAA
- the fabF gene encoding beta-ketoacyl-ACP synthase II: MESDKPVSKVVVTGLGVVSSLGHDIETLWTNLLAGKSGVRRLEQFDVSTYSSQVASEVRDFNIEDYMDGKEAKRNDRYTHFAVAASCLAVKDSGLDPESWDPDRAGVIIGSGIGGMITIQEQSKRLFELGPRKLSPFMIPSLIANMASGIVAIQMKARGPNMSVVSACSTGAHAIGEALRVIQRGEADIMIAGGSESAITELGFGGFCSMRAMSTKYNDCPEQASRPFDKDRDGFVMGDGAGVLILETEESAKARGARIYAEVAGYASTCDAHHITMPDPEGKGLARCITNALKSAGITPEEVDYVNAHGTSTPYNDKFETIALKKAFGEHANKLMISSTKSMTGHLLGAAGGVEAAVSCKTLQTKKIAPTINYTTPDPDCDLDYVPNAMREAPVKVAISNNSGFGGHNVTLVFKEV; encoded by the coding sequence ATGGAATCGGATAAACCAGTCTCCAAAGTAGTGGTGACCGGGCTGGGGGTTGTATCCTCGCTCGGCCACGACATCGAAACGTTGTGGACGAACCTGCTCGCCGGTAAAAGCGGCGTGCGTCGTCTGGAGCAGTTCGACGTCTCCACCTATTCTTCCCAAGTCGCTTCCGAAGTCCGCGATTTCAATATCGAGGACTACATGGACGGCAAGGAAGCCAAGCGCAACGACCGCTACACACACTTCGCGGTCGCTGCTTCGTGCCTGGCCGTCAAGGACAGCGGGCTCGATCCCGAGTCCTGGGACCCCGACCGTGCCGGTGTCATCATCGGCTCCGGCATCGGTGGGATGATTACCATTCAGGAGCAGAGCAAGCGACTCTTTGAGCTGGGTCCGCGCAAGCTCTCGCCTTTCATGATTCCTTCGCTGATCGCTAACATGGCCTCCGGCATTGTAGCGATCCAGATGAAGGCCCGCGGCCCGAATATGTCGGTCGTGAGCGCCTGCTCGACGGGGGCTCATGCCATCGGCGAGGCCCTTCGCGTGATTCAGCGCGGCGAGGCGGACATCATGATCGCAGGCGGTAGCGAGTCGGCCATCACCGAGCTTGGTTTCGGCGGTTTCTGCTCCATGCGCGCCATGAGCACGAAGTACAACGATTGCCCTGAGCAGGCCAGCCGTCCTTTCGATAAGGACCGGGATGGTTTTGTCATGGGTGACGGTGCCGGTGTGCTGATCCTCGAAACCGAGGAAAGCGCCAAGGCCCGCGGTGCCCGCATCTACGCTGAGGTTGCCGGTTACGCTTCCACTTGTGACGCCCACCACATCACCATGCCTGACCCTGAGGGTAAGGGCTTGGCCCGCTGCATTACCAATGCGCTCAAGAGCGCCGGTATTACTCCGGAAGAGGTGGACTACGTCAACGCGCACGGCACCTCGACGCCGTATAACGACAAGTTTGAAACCATCGCCCTGAAGAAGGCGTTCGGTGAGCACGCCAACAAGCTGATGATCAGCTCGACGAAGTCGATGACCGGTCACCTGCTGGGCGCCGCTGGTGGTGTGGAGGCTGCGGTCTCCTGCAAGACGCTTCAGACGAAGAAGATTGCTCCGACCATCAACTACACCACGCCGGATCCTGACTGTGACCTCGACTATGTGCCCAACGCCATGCGTGAGGCCCCGGTCAAGGTTGCCATCAGCAACAATTCCGGGTTTGGTGGCCACAACGTCACTCTGGTCTTCAAAGAAGTTTAA
- the acpP gene encoding acyl carrier protein, giving the protein MADKTIEERVKEIIVNQLNKNEEQVTPEASFMEDLGADSLDQVELVMAFEEEFKDEIQGEIPESDAEKLRTVGDVVAYIKEKQAS; this is encoded by the coding sequence ATGGCCGACAAAACGATCGAAGAACGCGTTAAGGAAATCATCGTCAACCAGCTCAACAAGAATGAAGAGCAGGTGACTCCCGAAGCTTCCTTTATGGAAGACCTCGGTGCCGACTCACTCGACCAGGTCGAGCTCGTCATGGCTTTTGAGGAAGAATTCAAGGACGAGATCCAGGGCGAAATCCCCGAGTCCGACGCGGAAAAGCTCCGCACGGTGGGCGACGTCGTCGCTTACATCAAGGAAAAGCAAGCCTCCTGA